The following coding sequences are from one Saccharomyces cerevisiae S288C chromosome X, complete sequence window:
- the IME2 gene encoding protein kinase IME2 (Serine/threonine protein kinase involved in activation of meiosis; associates with Ime1p and mediates its stability, activates Ndt80p; IME2 expression is positively regulated by Ime1p; human CDK2 can complement ime2 null mutant) has product MVEKRSRQSSSSGSEFSVPPDVDNPPLSIPLKTLSDRYQLIEKLGAGSFGCVTLAKAQFPLSNILGKQHDIRGTLMDQPKNGHQNYITKTQGVVAIKTMMTKLHTLQDYTRVREIKFILAIPANDHLIQIFEVFIDSENYQLHIVMECMEQNLYQMMKHRRRRVFSIPSLKSILSQILAGLKHIHEHNFFHRDLKPENILITPSTQYFEKEYMNQIGYQDNYVIKLADFGLARHVENKNPYTAYVSTRWYRSPEILLRSGYYSKPLDIWAFGCVAVEVTVFRALFPGANEIDQIWKILEVLGTPIKRSDFVNTNHITAPPPGGFWDDASNLVHKLNLKLPYVEGSSLDHLLSSSQLSDLSEVVKKCLRWDPNERATAQELCEMPFFENTVASQVDARGNVTNTEQALIFAGINPVATNTKPIYFNSSTKLPAETESNDIDISNNDHDSHAMCSPTLNQEKLTLVEFLNEFVEEDNDDHSIPDVGTDSTISDSIDETELSKEIRNNLALCQLPDEEVLDHSLSNIRQLTNDIEIINKDEADNMEQLFFDLEIPEKDEFQRKQPFNEHADIDEDIVLPYVNNSNYTHTDRSHHRGDNVLGDASLGDSFNSMPDFTPRNFLIPTLKKSREKFEPHLSNSNQHFGNVTF; this is encoded by the coding sequence ATGGTTGAAAAACGTAGTAGACAGAGTTCCAGTAGTGGCTCAGAGTTCAGTGTTCCACCTGATGTCGATAACCCGCCACTTTCTATCCCTTTGAAGACTTTATCAGACAGATATCAGCTGATCGAAAAACTAGGTGCAGGATCATTTGGTTGTGTAACTTTAGCCAAAGCGCAATTTCCTTTATCGAACATATTGGGTAAACAACATGATATAAGGGGTACTTTAATGGATCAGCCTAAAAATGGTCACCAAAACTATATAACAAAGACACAAGGTGTAGTGGCTATAAAGACAATGATGACAAAACTGCATACACTCCAGGATTATACGAGGGTCAGAGAAATTAAGTTCATACTGGCAATCCCAGCGAATGACCATCTGATACAAATTTTTGAGGTCTTTATTGACTCTGAAAATTACCAATTACATATCGTAATGGAATGTATGGAGCAAAACCTATATCAAATGATGAAACATAGAAGGCGCCGAGTTTTTTCGATTCCTTCTTTGAAATCTATTCTATCGCAGATACTGGCTGGGTTAAAACACATCCACGAACATAATTTCTTCCACAGAGATTTAAAACctgaaaatattcttaTCACACCAAGTACCCagtattttgaaaaggagTACATGAACCAGATTGGATATCAAGATAACTATGTCATTAAACTTGCAGATTTTGGTTTGGCACGCcatgttgaaaataaaaaccCGTATACGGCCTACGTTTCCACAAGATGGTATAGATCGCctgaaatattattaagAAGTGGTTACTATTCCAAACCTTTGGATATTTGGGCATTCGGGTGCGTGGCGGTGGAAGTTACTGTATTCAGAGCTCTCTTCCCCGGTGCTAACGAAATCGATCAgatatggaaaattttagaaGTTCTTGGTACACCTATCAAACGTTCTGATTTTGTTAATACAAACCACATCACAGCTCCACCACCTGGTGGATTTTGGGATGATGCCAGTAATTTGGTCCATAAATTAAACTTGAAATTGCCTTATGTAGAAGGTTCATCGTTGGATCATCTACTTTCTAGCTCCCAACTATCCGATTTATCTGAGGTTGTCAAAAAGTGTTTAAGATGGGATCCTAATGAAAGGGCAACAGCCCAAGAGCTTTGTGAAAtgccattttttgaaaacaccGTGGCATCCCAAGTAGACGCAAGAGGCAATGTGACTAATACAGAACAAGCATTGATTTTTGCAGGTATAAATCCAGTAGCGACCAACACAAAGCCCATATATTTTAACTCTTCAACAAAATTGCCCGCAGAAACAGAGTCTAATGATATTGATATCAGCAACAACGATCACGATTCTCATGCTATGTGCTCACCAACATtaaatcaagaaaaactAACTTTGGTAGAATTTTTAAACGAATTcgttgaagaagataatgatgatCACTCAATACCTGATGTTGGAACAGATTCTACCATTTCAGATTCTATTGATGAGACTGaattatcaaaagaaattcgTAATAATTTGGCCCTTTGTCAACTACCAGATGAAGAAGTCTTAGATCATTCATTATCGAATATTAGGCAGTTGAcaaatgatattgaaattaTAAATAAAGATGAAGCAGACAACATGGAACAGCTATTTTTTGACCTGGAAATTCCTGAAAAGGATGAGTTTCAGAGAAAACAACCATTTAATGAACATGCagatattgatgaagacaTCGTTCTACCATATGTGAACAACTCAAATTACACACATACAGATAGGTCACATCATAGAGGTGATAATGTTTTGGGTGATGCCTCTTTAGGCGATTCGTTTAATTCAATGCCAGATTTTACTCCaagaaatttcttgatacctacattaaaaaaatcacgGGAAAAGTTCGAGCCTCATCTATCCAATTCAAACCAACATTTTGGAAATGTAACCTTCTAA
- the SET4 gene encoding Set4p (Chromatin-associated protein involved in control of stress response; regulates response to oxidative stress; involved in control of gene repression in subtelomeric chromatin; contains a SET domain; SET4 has a paralog, SET3, that arose from the whole genome duplication), whose amino-acid sequence MTSPESLSSRHIRQGRTYTTTDKVISRSSSYSSNSSMSKDYGDHTPLSVSSAASETLPSPQYMPIRTFNTMPTAGPTPLHLFQNDRGIFNHHSSSGSSKTASTNKRGIAAAVALATAATIPFPLKKQNQDDNSKVSVTHNESSKENKITPSMRAEDNKPKNGCICGSSDSKDELFIQCNKCKTWQHKLCYAFKKSDPIKRDFVCKRCDSDTKVQVNQVKPMIFPRKMGDERLFQFSSIVTTSASNTNQHQQSVNNIEEQPKKRQLHYTAPTTENSNSIRKKLRQEKLVVSSHFLKPLLNEVSSSNDTEFKAITISEYKDKYVKMFIDNHYDDDWVVCSNWESSRSADIEVRKSSNERDFGVFAADSCVKGELIQEYLGKIDFQKNYQTDPNNDYRLMGTTKPKVLFHPHWPLYIDSRETGGLTRYIRRSCEPNVELVTVRPLDEKPRGDNDCRVKFVLRAIRDIRKGEEISVEWQWDLRNPIWEIINASKDLDSLPDPDKFWLMGSIKTILTNCDCACGYLGHNCPITKIKNFSEEFMRNTKESLSNKSYFNTIMHNCKP is encoded by the coding sequence atgACTTCACCGGAATCACTATCTTCTCGTCATATCAGGCAAGGAAGGACATACACAACCACAGACAAGGTCATATCGCGGTCGTCGTCGTACTCATCTAATAGTTCAATGTCTAAAGATTACGGCGATCACACACCCTTGTCCGTCAGCAGTGCAGCTTCAGAGACATTACCCTCACCTCAGTATATGCCGATAAGGACATTCAATACAATGCCTACAGCTGGCCCAACGCCTTTacatttatttcaaaatgacAGGGGCATTTTCAACCATCATTCTTCATCAGGCTCATCAAAAACGGCATcaacaaataaaagagGAATAGCAGCAGCAGTAGCATTGGCAACTGCTGCCACCATACCATTTCCACTGAAAAAACAGAATCAAGATGATAATTCCAAGGTCTCGGTAACACACAATGAATCAtcgaaagaaaataaaattacACCCTCCATGAGAGCAGAAGATAACAAACCTAAAAATGGTTGCATCTGCGGTTCAAGTGACTCCAAGGATGAGTTGTTTATACAGTGTAACAAATGTAAAACGTGGCAGCACAAGTTATGTTAtgctttcaaaaaatcagaTCCAATAAAAAGAGATTTTGTTTGCAAAAGATGTGACAGTGATACGAAAGTGCAGGTTAATCAAGTAAAACCAATGATATTCCCTAGAAAAATGGGAGATGAGCGattatttcaattttcaTCCATAGTGACAACTTCAGCATCGAACACAAATCAGCATCAACAGTCTGTGAATAACATAGAGGAACAGCCCAAGAAACGTCAACTTCATTATACCGCCCCAACAACTGAAAATAGCAATAGTATACGGAAAAAATTGAGGCAAGAAAAACTGGTAGTATCAAGCCACTTTCTGAAGCCACTACTGAATGAGGTAAGTTCTTCCAATGACACGGAATTCAAAGCAATAACAATATCAGAGTATAAGGACAAATATGTTAAGATGTTTATTGATAACCATTATGATGACGATTGGGTTGTTTGTTCTAACTGGGAAAGCTCAAGGTCAGCTGACATCGAGGtaagaaaatcatcaaatgaAAGAGATTTTGGAGTCTTCGCTGCAGATTCTTGTGTTAAAGGTGAGCtaattcaagaatatttgGGCAAAattgattttcaaaaaaattatcagaCAGATCCAAATAATGACTATCGTTTGATGGGAACGACAAAACCTAAAGTACTTTTTCATCCACATTGGCCTTTATATATAGACTCTCGAGAAACAGGCGGATTAACAAGATACATAAGACGGAGTTGTGAGCCCAATGTGGAACTAGTAACGGTAAGACCGCTTGACGAAAAACCAAGAGGAGATAATGATTGTAGAGTTAAATTTGTTTTAAGGGCTATAAGAGATATTCGTAAGGGAGAAGAGATAAGCGTAGAATGGCAATGGGATTTGAGAAATCCTATTTGGGAGATAATAAATGCATCTAAAGATTTGGATTCCCTACCGGATCCCGACAAGTTCTGGTTGATGGGGTCAATAAAGACTATTTTAACAAATTGTGATTGTGCATGTGGGTACTTGGGCCATAATTGTCCAATAACtaaaatcaaaaacttttctGAAGAATTCATGAGGAATACGAAGGAATCCCTATCTAATAAATCTTACTTTAATACAATAATGCACAACTGTAAGCCATAA
- the PAM16 gene encoding import motor complex subunit PAM16 (Subunit of the import motor (PAM complex); the PAM complex is a component of the Translocase of the Inner Mitochondrial membrane (TIM23 complex); forms a 1:1 subcomplex with Pam18p and inhibits its cochaperone activity; contains a J-like domain) — MAHRAFIQVIITGTQVFGKAFAEAYRQAASQSVKQGATNASRRGTGKGEYGGITLDESCKILNIEESKGDLNMDKINNRFNYLFEVNDKEKGGSFYLQSKVYRAAERLKWELAQREKNAKAKAGDASTAKPPPNSTNSSGADNSASSNQ, encoded by the coding sequence ATGGCTCACAGGGCTTTCATACAGGTTATAATCACAGGAACTCaagtttttggaaaagCATTCGCCGAGGCGTATAGACAAGCGGCTTCACAATCAGTGAAACAAGGTGCTACAAATGCATCTAGAAGGGGAACAGGAAAAGGCGAATATGGTGGTATTACGTTGGATGAGAGttgtaaaattttaaatattGAAGAATCCAAGGGCGATTTAAACATGGACAAGATTAATAACAGGTTTAACTATCTATTTGAGGTTAacgataaagaaaaaggtggAAGCTTCTACTTACAGAGCAAAGTTTATCGAGCAGCAGAAAGGTTAAAATGGGAACTGGCTcagagagaaaaaaatgcgaAGGCGAAAGCAGGGGACGCTTCAACAGCGAAACCTCCTCCGAATTCAACAAATTCATCTGGTGCAGATAATAGTGCAAGCAGCAATCAGTAG
- the GSM1 gene encoding Gsm1p (Putative zinc cluster hypothetical protein; proposed to be involved in the regulation of energy metabolism, based on patterns of expression and sequence analysis) encodes MTKKLPSELKQTRKSIQTACEFCHTKHIQCDVGRPCQNCLKRNIGKFCRDKKRKSRKRIEKHGTQPYLNLGKRLVIHDVPSKTVSPSSVHLQRDFLSSDQEKPGKTPAHNTNIQYTYNINDNFQSAGSIPRITNFNTNNRQTVLENTSNNISASQAVHLMNDPIIPTVRKSTLNLKSHFLEQHKAMQQPLATNCLVATSNVPVHSGMDDSNKSDDDVDDETNIHFDSMWCNDEYMKLKDIVDISTPFLPNNSQIFSLQESEYPNPSASTRGNSSLHLTNLLNSTKSVNDQKDSSIGHSTSTFNTYDEVVSRPFISLDMLHLNRGANANTHPSHNAKLESECDSSSHSDADLEKHDTDFISPSKFRELVKTPQDLYDNKCLIKPHNYKLAYTKLLTTLRKKFLEGAEIDKSASVKDEHSTQKHNLRYDLEVIIRSILERYAPIFISLTSNMIEEDLLLQEVTLQRALLDLENMAKLVSCTPMCIWRRSGEICFVSNEFYSLTGFNKNLLLDRTSFIFEYLDHKSVSNYFQIFNELLAFGYNDINKRKKLLMLNACSSTSSKITEGFSFTTDGKAIFTKCNLLLSNGLYLKCACCWTVKRDSFNIPILVMGQFLPIFEMD; translated from the coding sequence atgaCCAAAAAACTACCTTCAGAGTTGAAACAGACGAGAAAGTCTATCCAGACAGCTTGTGAATTCTGTCATACCAAACATATACAGTGTGACGTAGGGAGGCCATGTCAAAACTgtttaaaaagaaatattggGAAGTTTTGCAGAGataagaaaaggaaatcaagaaaacgAATTGAGAAGCATGGAACACAACCATACTTGAATTTGGGGAAGAGGCTGGTAATACATGATGTGCCGTCGAAGACGGTATCCCCCTCAAGCGTACATCTGCAGCGAGATTTTCTATCTTCAGATCAGGAAAAACCAGGCAAAACACCTGCCCACAATACGAATATCCAATATACGTATAATATAAATGATAACTTTCAAAGCGCTGGATCTATTCCACGTATTACGAACTTCAATACGAATAACCGCCAGACCGTCTTAGAAAATACTTCTAATAATATATCAGCTTCACAAGCAGTACATTTAATGAATGACCCCATCATACCCACCGTACGGAAGAGTACTCTCAATTTAAAGTCGCATTTCCTAGAGCAACATAAAGCAATGCAGCAGCCGCTGGCTACCAATTGTTTGGTTGCTACTTCAAACGTTCCTGTGCACTCTGGAATGGACGATAGTAATAAGAGTGACGATGATGTCGATGACGAAACTAATATTCACTTTGATAGTATGTGGTGCAATGACgaatacatgaaattaaagGATATAGTAGATATTTCAACGCCGTTTTTACCGAATAACTCCCAGATATTTTCCCTCCAAGAATCAGAATATCCCAATCCTAGCGCATCTACACGGGGAAATTCGTCATTGCATTTAACGAACCTTTTAAACTCGACAAAAAGCGTGAATGACCAAAAGGACTCCTCGATCGGCCATTCCACTTCTACTTTCAATACATATGATGAAGTAGTGTCTAGGCCCTTTATATCTTTAGACATGCTGCATTTGAATCGTGGAGCAAACGCTAATACACACCCATCACATAACGCCAAACTGGAAAGCGAATGTGACAGTTCTAGTCACTCCGATGCAGATCTGGAGAAACATGATACCGATTTCATATCACCTTCAAAGTTTCGTGAATTAGTAAAGACTCCTCAAGACCTATATGACAATAAATGTTTAATAAAACCGCATAATTACAAGCTCGCATACACCAAACTGCTAACTactttaagaaaaaaatttcttgaaggAGCTGAAATTGATAAATCTGCCTCAGTAAAAGACGAACACAGTACCCAAAAGCATAATTTGAGATATGATTTAGAAGTTATAATACGCTCTATACTAGAAAGATATGCTCCAATTTTCATTTCGTTAACATCCAATATGATTGAAGAGGATTTGCTATTACAGGAAGTTACCTTGCAAAGGGCTTTATTAGATTTGGAGAACATGGCAAAATTAGTAAGCTGCACACCGATGTGCATCTGGAGAAGATCAGGCGAGATTTGTTTTGTCAGTAACGAATTCTATTCTTTAACAGGTTTtaacaaaaatttactATTAGACCGCACctcctttatttttgaatatctGGATCATAAAAGCGTTTCGAATtactttcaaatatttaaCGAATTGCTGGCATTTGGTTACAATGATAtcaataaaaggaaaaaactaTTGATGTTGAACGCATGTTCTTCTACCTCGTCAAAAATTACAGAagggttttcttttactaCGGATGGAAAAGCAATCTTTACTAAGTGcaatttattattaagTAACGGTCTTTATTTGAAGTGTGCCTGTTGTTGGACAGTAAAAAGGGACTCGTTTAATATCCCAATTCTCGTAATGGGACAAtttttaccaatttttgaaatggaCTGA
- the MEF2 gene encoding mitochondrial elongation factor MEF2 (Mitochondrial elongation factor involved in translational elongation), with protein sequence MWKWNVRRWAGARVNISKNRLSVINVGSRYLSTARSPLSKVRNIGIIAHIDAGKTTTTERMLYYAGISKHIGDVDTGDTITDFLEQERSRGITIQSAAISFPWRNTFAINLIDTPGHIDFTFEVIRALKVIDSCVVILDAVAGVEAQTEKVWKQSKSKPKICFINKMDRMGASFNHTVNDLINKFMRGTTTKPVLVNIPYYRKQPTSNDYVFQGVIDVVNGKRLTWNPENPDEIIVDELDGTSLEQCNRCRESMIETLTEYDEDLVQHFLEEAEGDYSKVSAQFLNASIRKLTMKNMIVPVLCGASFKNIGVQPLLDAIVNYLPSPIEAELPELNDKTVPMKYDPKVGCLVNNNKNLCIALAFKVITDPIRGKQIFIRIYSGTLNSGNTVYNSTTGEKFKLGKLLIPHAGTSQPVNILTAGQIGLLTGSTVENNISTGDTLITHSSKKDGLKSLDKKKELTLKINSIFIPPPVFGVSIEPRTLSNKKSMEEALNTLITEDPSLSISQNDETGQTVLNGMGELHLEIAKDRLVNDLKADVEFGQLMVSYKETINSETNIETYESDDGYRFSLSLLPNSDALPNCLAYPLGVNENFLIMEKNGNWDKEWKYQVSFESILNSIIASCIVGLQRGGKIANFPLYACSIKINSDWSVPPDIETPQEILKITRNLIFKALNDLKPEKYNLLEPIMNLDLTIPQSDVGTVLQDLTGARKAQILSIEDESSVSNSGASTCNSPENSNRIYIPSDAVTTLHATKDKKNTQETSSNVKKIIKAKVPLREITTYTNKLRSLSQGRGEFNIEYSDMEKVTNDRLQSILHDL encoded by the coding sequence ATGTGGAAATGGAATGTGCGCAGATGGGCGGGCGCAAGAGTAAACATTAGCAAGAACCGATTAAGTGTAATTAACGTTGGAAGTAGATACTTATCGACCGCAAGAAGTCCACTGTCTAAGGTTAGAAATATAGGAATTATAGCCCATATCGATGCAGGTAAAACTACCACAACAGAGAGGATGCTTTATTATGCAGGAATCTCAAAGCATATTGGAGACGTCGACACTGGCGATACGATAACTGATTTTTTAGAGCAGGAGAGATCCCGAGGTATCACAATTCAAAGCGCTGCGATTTCATTCCCATGGCGAAATACTTTTGCAATAAATCTTATTGATACGCCGGGACATATAGATTTTACTTTTGAAGTGATTAGGGCTTTGAAAGTTATTGATTCATGCGTGGTCATTTTGGACGCTGTTGCCGGCGTAGAGGCACAGACAGAGAAGGTTTGGAAGCAAAGTAAATCGAAGCCCAAAATCTGctttatcaacaaaatGGATCGTATGGGGGCGAGTTTCAACCATACAGTCAATGACTTGATAAATAAATTTATGAGAGGAACAACTACCAAACCGGTGTTGGTAAACATTCCTTACTATCGAAAACAACCGACTAGCAATGATTATGTTTTCCAAGGTGTTATTGACGTCGTAAATGGGAAGCGATTAACCTGGAATCCAGAAAATCCTGATGAAATTATCGTGGATGAGTTGGATGGTACTTCTCTTGAGCAGTGTAATCGTTGTAGGGAATCGATGATAGAGACTTTGACTGAATACGACGAAGATTTAGTCCAGCACTTCTTAGAGGAGGCAGAAGGCGATTACTCCAAGGTTTCCGCACAGTTTTTGAACGCTTCAATAAGAAAACTGACtatgaagaatatgattGTACCTGTCTTATGCGGTGCgtcttttaaaaatattggcGTGCAGCCTCTATTAGATGCTATAGTTAATTATCTCCCTTCGCCCATTGAAGCCGAACTACCAGAACTAAATGATAAAACCGTTCCAATGAAATATGACCCCAAAGTTGGATGTTTAGtaaacaacaacaaaaatcTTTGCATTGCTCTTGCATTCAAAGTGATTACGGATCCAATCAGGGGTAAACAAATATTCATTAGAATTTATTCAGGTACACTAAACAGTGGCAATACCGTTTATAATTCTACTACTGgggaaaaatttaaattgGGTAAATTACTGATACCCCATGCGGGAACATCACAACCTGTAAATATTTTAACTGCGGGCCAAATCGGATTGCTTACTGGCTCTACAGTCGAAAACAACATATCTACTGGAGATACACTAATAACGCATTCGTCGAAGAAGGATGGGTTGAAATCacttgataaaaaaaaggagtTGACGTTAAAAATCAATTCTATCTTCATTCCCCCACCAGTTTTTGGTGTTTCCATCGAACCAAGGACTTTaagtaataaaaaatcgATGGAAGAAGCTTTAAACACTTTAATTACTGAAGATCCCAgtctttcaatttctcaaaatgaTGAGACTGGCCAAACGGTTTTAAACGGTATGGGTGAATTACACCTTGAAATTGCCAAGGATCGATTGGTTAATGACCTAAAAGCAGATGTTGAATTTGGTCAGTTGATGGTGTCCTacaaagaaacaattaATTCAGAAACAAATATAGAAACGTATGAGAGTGATGATGGATATAGATTCTCCTTATCTCTGCTACCAAATTCCGATGCCCTTCCTAACTGCCTTGCATATCCATTAGGAGTCAACGAGAATTTTCtgataatggaaaaaaatggtaattGGGATAAAGAATGGAAATACCAAGTTTCTTTCGAATCAATTCTAAATTCTATTATTGCAAGTTGCATTGTGGGACTTCAAAGAGGCGGAAAAATAGCTAACTTTCCCTTATATGCATGCTccatcaaaatcaatagCGATTGGTCAGTCCCACCTGATATTGAAACTCCACAAGAAATCTTAAAAATTACTAGAAACTTAATTTTTAAAGCTCTCAATGACTTAAAACCTGAAAAATACAACCTTCTGGAACCCATCATGAATCTTGATCTAACAATCCCTCAATCTGATGTTGGTACGGTGTTACAAGATCTAACAGGAGCAAGAAAGGCTCAAATTCTGTCTATTGAAGACGAATCAAGCGTGTCAAATTCTGGCGCATCCACTTGTAATTCTCCAGAGAACAGCAATAGGATATATATTCCCTCTGATGCTGTTACAACCCTACACGCAAccaaagataaaaaaaacactCAAGAGACCAGTTCtaatgtaaaaaaaattataaaagCGAAAGTGCCACTAAGGGAAATTACCACCTACACCAATAAGCTAAGGAGCTTATCGCAAGGGAGGGGTGAGTTCAATATTGAATATTCCGATATGGAGAAAGTTACCAACGATCGCCTACAATCAATACTTCACGACTTGTAG